ACGTCTGATCATCAGGCGACGTTCAGAGTGcgtattatttacatttttctgaaTTAAAAGTATAGTTTCTAAGCAAGAGGTGAGGAGTGGATTGTGTCTGTGGGTCTAATCTCACTCAGAGCAGCTGTCTGTTTTGGTTCTGTTCGGTTAGTTTACTATTTCGCCACAATTTCAATTAATCAATTTTGAGACATGCTTAGTTTTATTCATTCATTCGCAGAGATTACACATCAGTATATTGTTACGATTCAAACAGAGAACATGATTTGGTGTTTCCTACTGATCTTTACTATTGCCTCTATCGTTGGGAGCACTGATCTCGATGAACTCTGTTCAGGAAACACCTGTAGGCTCTCGGACTTGGATACTCGCTTGCAATTCTCAGCCAAAACAGCTCCGAGAATCGACACCTTGAGTTTGGGATTCTGTTCGGACTTCAGGGTGCTCGAACTCACGCCCAATCTCGAGTACTTGAATTTGATCAACTGCAGCAGGGACTTCAACTTCGATGCTCTGAACACAATGTCACAACTCAAGCTGCTGAGGATTCGGGACAGCCGTCTTTCGGAGCTTCATCATGACCAGTTCGCCAAGATGCCCGCCTTAGAGGCTCTCTGTTTGAACGGAAACGCCATCGAAGGAATGGTCAATGGAACCTTTGCGCAACTCCAAGAACTTGTGACTCTAGAATTGTCGGACAATTCAATTAAGTTTCTTTCAAAGAGTGTTTTCTATCCTCTTATGAAACTGGAAAGTCTTGACCTAAGTAATAATAAGATTACATCCATTACAGCGGACACCTTTTCGCGGAATGTTCAATTGAATTTGTTACGACTCAATGGGAATCCATTGACTAACCTGATCTTTCCGAGTGATTTACCCAAGTTTAGACTTGATTTCCTCGATCTAAGCGACTGTACCCAGCTGAAGAATCTGCAGTTGTCCGTTGAGGTAAATACGCTAGTCCTGGATAACTGTGGAGTGGAAAGACTGCGCAGCAATAAAAGCATCCAAAGGCTGAGAGCCGCCGAGAGCAAACTAACCCACGTAGACCTGCATGGGGCTCAATTGGATGGCGTATTTCTCAGCGAAATCCTTTGCGACTTACAGACCCTTGAATGGTTGGATTTGTCTAACACCTCAATAGAAACATCACACGTGTCCGGCAGCAATTTCAACCACAGAAGATGCCCCCTGCTCAATATCAGGTTCCTGAACCTCTCCAGAAATCAAATCGACAGTCTGCCATCGGAGTCGCCGCTCTTTGGGCCCAGCCTAATAATCTTGGATCTCTCCCACAATAAGCTGGAAAGTATATCAATGGAACCCACAAAGTCGCATAATCTGCAAAGCCTGCGGCTGGAGGGAAACAATCTGACCAGCTTTTACTATCGCTACTTTTATGACTGGCACAGAAACCTCAAGGAGCTGGCTTTCTATGACAACAAGTTTGGTTCTAGTTTTAACAATGAAATTGTTGAATACTTTAGCCTCAAGCATGTCCATGTAATTCAGAAGGACAATCAGGCACGGGACACCCCAAAACCTCTGCACTAATAAGCATAGACTTATATTATAAAGTGCCTTTTAATATCCAAAGAACAATTAATACCATTTTGtaaacttaataaataaaataatggaTTGGTTATTTCTTCAAACTAAAATAGAACTTTAAtatattgtaatttttgtggacccttaataaacttaaaatatatataacatacatacataccaaTATAAATATTCGACTTTTACCATTTGAATACGCGCCCATCTATCGAATATAGCTGCCCTCCAGAAAGCTGACATATCGACATATCGATGTGTATAATCTTGCCGAGAACAGCTGATTGGAACCGTCTTTGCCCAATTAGTTCCCTATCTTGCTGTAACTCTGATCGGATTTAACATAACCCGCGTTAACTTTAACTGAGAATGGGGTGTCTCCCGAATTTGAAATAAGACAATTTCGTTTATTGTGGGTTCATCTGATTATTTCGAGTGTATTCTCAAAGAACTGCTGATAAAGCGAATGAATCACTCAAGTACCCAGAAATATGTTTATTGTTCGACTGCTGCTCAGTCTTCTGCTGGGCGCAGTCTCCGCCTTGGAAGCTAATTATTTCCAGGATGTCTGCCCGGAATCTTACTGCAGTCTTCCGGAAATGAAAACAGAATACGCCGCAAACCAAGCTCCCAACATTATGGAACTTCATCTGGGCTACTGCCGGGAGCTGGAGGTGCTTCGGTGTACACCAAATCTTCGCATCCTGTCATTAAGCAACTGCCTTGGTGATCCCTTTGCCAAGGAGGACATCCAGCTGACATACAAGCTC
Above is a genomic segment from Drosophila kikkawai strain 14028-0561.14 chromosome 3R, DkikHiC1v2, whole genome shotgun sequence containing:
- the LOC138928729 gene encoding toll-like receptor Tollo, encoding MIWCFLLIFTIASIVGSTDLDELCSGNTCRLSDLDTRLQFSAKTAPRIDTLSLGFCSDFRVLELTPNLEYLNLINCSRDFNFDALNTMSQLKLLRIRDSRLSELHHDQFAKMPALEALCLNGNAIEGMVNGTFAQLQELVTLELSDNSIKFLSKSVFYPLMKLESLDLSNNKITSITADTFSRNVQLNLLRLNGNPLTNLIFPSDLPKFRLDFLDLSDCTQLKNLQLSVEVNTLVLDNCGVERLRSNKSIQRLRAAESKLTHVDLHGAQLDGVFLSEILCDLQTLEWLDLSNTSIETSHVSGSNFNHRRCPLLNIRFLNLSRNQIDSLPSESPLFGPSLIILDLSHNKLESISMEPTKSHNLQSLRLEGNNLTSFYYRYFYDWHRNLKELAFYDNKFGSSFNNEIVEYFSLKHVHVIQKDNQARDTPKPLH